Below is a genomic region from Streptomyces ferrugineus.
TGGCTCCCGGTGCGCACGCCGCTGCCACCGCCGCCGCGAAGACGCCCGCCGCCTCCCGGCCGTACGACGACTGGTGCGCGCCCGCGATGTCCAGCGCCTCGGCGTACGCCGCCCTCGGGTCGGCCGCGTTGACCAGGCCGACCGGGGCCATGTACATCGCCGCACCGCAGTTGACGATGTTGCCGACACCGGCCTCCCGTGGGTCGACATGGCCGTAGTGGAGGCGGGCCACCAGCCACTTCTCCGCCAGGAAGAGGCGGTGCAGGGGGAGTGCCTCGGACTCCAGTTCCGGGATCCAGCGCGGGTTGGTCATCAGGTCCGGGACCAGGTGGTCGGCGATCGCGTGGGCGTCGAGGTGGTCGCGGACCCGCGCGTAGACGCGGACCAGCGCGTGCGTCATCAACGTGTCGTCGGTGACGTGCCCGTCGCCCTTGTGGTACGGCGCGATGGGGCGGGCCGTGCGCCAGGCGTCGCCGTTCCAGGGGCCGACGACACCGTGGACCCGGCCGCCGTGGCGCTGAAGGATCTGGTCGGGGGAGTAGCCCTCCACCGGGCCGCCGAGGGCGTCGCCGACCGCCGCGCCGACCAGGGCGCCGGTGATCCGCTCGTCGAGACGCGGGCCACTGCTTTCTTCTGCTTTGGGCGTCATGCCCCGAATCATCCTCCTGCTCGCGCCGGTTGTGAGGCTTCCAGGAGTTCGGCGAGTTCCACCAGGTCCGTGCCGGTGAGCCGAGGGAGTACGCAGCCGGAGAGGGTGCGGCAGGTCTCCCGCCAGGTCACCGGGATCGACGTACCGCCGCCGAGTGCGCCCGTCAGCGCGCCCGCCA
It encodes:
- a CDS encoding ADP-ribosylglycohydrolase family protein; translation: MTPKAEESSGPRLDERITGALVGAAVGDALGGPVEGYSPDQILQRHGGRVHGVVGPWNGDAWRTARPIAPYHKGDGHVTDDTLMTHALVRVYARVRDHLDAHAIADHLVPDLMTNPRWIPELESEALPLHRLFLAEKWLVARLHYGHVDPREAGVGNIVNCGAAMYMAPVGLVNAADPRAAYAEALDIAGAHQSSYGREAAGVFAAAVAAACAPGATPESVVSTCLSLAKDGTRAAIEQTCEVAGAHTDFESALVPLREAVAPYDTVGPDYRRPSLGARRPSRLHAIEELPVALAMLLIAHGDYRRAVLGAVNYGRDCDSIATMAGALAGALGSPAPEDWSKTVAEASRLDLWEPPRALTEVTREIHARDVDRRRAHEAAFTALEGRPCSD